A stretch of Argiope bruennichi chromosome 10, qqArgBrue1.1, whole genome shotgun sequence DNA encodes these proteins:
- the LOC129987755 gene encoding UPF0602 protein C4orf47 homolog, with protein sequence MTNCTKSKNATQDGYFRETYPRVFEGEAYMDPIRLRRLHRLEQDKKIRDGKFIYANPPKKPCGSGSNYGTFDDYIGKTEYFSSHPRDVEPSSPPKKNFFVNPGKKGTGYGILVWRKPRGEFRKHNLVPTHIPKRPEGRDFEPYRAGLFQQKYFDPNPYITDVEPREVEEEEKEAEDKPIFLPSSPAKKDGGMKAGCLNKFPEHTGEPYPKPDLIPRGVKHHVNKENQMFRPVPGPKPYPVKSIITKNVQKKVTPLNFPTIKGVVYCKK encoded by the exons ATGACGAACTGCACGAAGAGCAAGAACGCCACCCAGGACGGATACTTCAGAGAGACCTACCCTAGGGTGTTCGAAGGAGAGGCGTACATGGATCCGATACGCTTGCGGAGGCTGCATCGACTGGAGCAAGATAAGAAGATTCGAGATGGAAAATTTATTTACGCAAATCCACCCAAAAAGCc ATGCGGTTCTGGCTCTAATTACGGAACATTCGACGATTACATCGGGAAGACTGAATATTTCAGCTCTCATCCTCGAGACGTGGAGCCCAGTTCACCTCccaaaaagaacttttttgtcAATCCTGGTAAAAAGGGGACAGGATATGG aatcttggtatGGAGAAAACCCAGGGGAGAATTTCGCAAACacaacttggtgccaaca CACATACCCAAAAGACCAGAGGGTCGTGATTTCGAGCCGTATCGTGCGGGTctgtttcaacaaaaatatttcgatCCTAATCCGTACATAACAGACGTGGAACCGCGAGAAGTAGAGGAAGAGGAGAAAGAAGCAGAAGATAAACCCATATTTTTGCCTTCCAGCCCAGCCAAGAAG gatGGTGGAATGAAAGCAGGCTGTCTCAACAAATTTCCTGAGCACACCGGCGAGCCATATCCTAAACCAGATCTAATACCAAGAGGGGTGAAGCACCATGTCAACAAAGAAAATCAAATGTTCCGGCCTGTTCCAGGACCAAAACCCTATCCTGTAAAATCCATCATTACCAAAAATGTTCAAAA GAAAGTGACGCCACTGAATTTCCCAACCATTAAAGGAGTAGtttattgcaagaaataa